TATCTTCCAAGTTAGAGGGACGAACCATCATGCCAGTTTTGTTTTCTTGTTGATTAAGATATGAGTTAGCATCTTCCAAAGTTGGGAAAAAAACATATTCCCAACGTTCTCCTACTTGCTTGACGACTAAACCCTCACCATGAGTAGAGCGTAACTCTTGTAGAGTGCCAAGAGATATTAATTTTCCGCCATCCATAATGCCAATGCGGTCACATAAATACTCGACTTCATCCATATAATGAGTCGTAAGCAACATCGTCATCCCTTGCTTATTCAAATCCCGAATAATTTCCCAAAGACGTCGCCTTGTTTGAGGATCTAGTCCCACTGTTGGTTCATCTAGAAACAGAATTTGCGGTTGATGCAACAAAGCCCTTGCTATCTGTAGCCGCCGCTTCATACCTCCAGACAGAGTTTTTACTAAGCTATTACGTCTAGGTGCGAGTTCAACATACTCCAGCCATTGATCAATTAGGCGCTGTCGCCCAGGATTGGCAATGTGATGTAGCCTTGCGTGCAGCTCCATATTTTCCCATACTGTTAAATCTCCATCTACACTAATTGCTTGCAACACAACACCAAGACACTGTTTTGCTAGTATGGGTTGGCTGACGACATCATATCCAAAAACCTCTATCTGCCCCTGGCTTGGTTTTGTCAATGTGGTTAACATCCGAATTGTGGTAGATTTCCCTGCACCATTGGGACCTAGTAAACCAAACATATCTCCCGCATTGATAGTGAATGAGAGGTCATTCACCACAGGAATGTTATTGTAAGTTTTGTGGACGTTTTCTAAGTGAACAGCAACAGTCATGGGTAGCAACGCATCCGAAAATTTCATCACATATTGTGCCCATTGTGCCAGATGAAAACGCTTAAATTTGAAATTTACACTAAATATTTTTGCAACACAAAATAATCCCTTGCCTTTTATAGTATGATGGCAAGGGGATAACGAATCACCAGGATTTGACCAAACCACGTCAAACGAACCTGTAATCTATTTGTTACTTTTGCAAAAATTAGTTACAATTGTTTCAATTAGGAGTCTCATCCTCACCACAAGAACGACTCGTTTTTGGCAATATCTGTACAGGCTGAGAAGGTTCAAGTAACTTAAGATGGTTCGCATCCGATCTAGCCTCTACTTGAGCTATGATCTCTCTAAGTCGTTCATTCACGACAGCTGGTCGGCGCTCTCTTTTCATACGTTCCAATCCTAATACAGTAGCTGACCCAGATAACAATAAATAGTGGAAACCATCATTATATAGCAATTCAAAGTTGACTATATAATGTTGAACTTCTTTTTTAATATAAAAGCGCAGATGGAGACAGATAAACACAGGTAAACTATCTATGTCCATCTACTCCGGCATCCATCTGCGGTTAGAAATAACTTTAAAACTCCGCTAAAATCTTTTCGGCTTCCCGACACAGCACCTCGTGATACTGCCCGTTGCTTGCAAGCAAACCACCCCACTGATTCACATCACCAGTGTTATATTGCAACGGGGTGCCATCAAAATGAGTGAACTCACCACCAGCTTCTGTTAAAATGAGTTCTGGAGCGGCTATATCCCAATCTTTGGGAGCAGACTTACCAGAAAGAGAAATATAAATATCTGCTCGTTGTTCCACAATTGCAGCAATTTTGCCGCCCACACTGCCAACTGCTTTGTGATTTTGACATGGTAGGTGTTGCAGTAGGTAATTTAATCTTTCGTTACGGTGGCTACGACTGACAACTAAAGTTAAATCCTCAATGCGTTCTCGTGAGGATACTTGTAGTGGTAAAGTTTTGCGTTCGCGGGTTTCTACAAAAGCACCGCCTCCCTTTATGGCATAGTACAACTTTTCTGCTTCAGGTACTGCTACCACGGCGAGCACTGGGCGTGTTCCCTGCACTAATGCGATGTGGATAGCATATTCCCCAGTTTTTTCGATGAAGTCTCGTGTACCATCCAAAGGGTCAATTATCCATACCCATTCTTGCTGAACTTGTTCCCCTTGGTAAGTTTCTTCGCTAATGTAAGCAAAATTCTCTTTGCCTAAAGCAGCTTGTAGATTCTCCAGGATGTAATTATTGACATTGACATCTGCAATAGTGACAGGCTCATTCTGCTTGTATTGTACTTCTAGCTTGTCGTC
This portion of the Brasilonema sennae CENA114 genome encodes:
- a CDS encoding ABC transporter ATP-binding protein, coding for MTVAVHLENVHKTYNNIPVVNDLSFTINAGDMFGLLGPNGAGKSTTIRMLTTLTKPSQGQIEVFGYDVVSQPILAKQCLGVVLQAISVDGDLTVWENMELHARLHHIANPGRQRLIDQWLEYVELAPRRNSLVKTLSGGMKRRLQIARALLHQPQILFLDEPTVGLDPQTRRRLWEIIRDLNKQGMTMLLTTHYMDEVEYLCDRIGIMDGGKLISLGTLQELRSTHGEGLVVKQVGERWEYVFFPTLEDANSYLNQQENKTGMMVRPSNLEDIFVELTGRKLD
- a CDS encoding 3'(2'),5'-bisphosphate nucleotidase CysQ family protein; protein product: MKDLENILELARSVGWGATDILSSYYHQTDDKLEVQYKQNEPVTIADVNVNNYILENLQAALGKENFAYISEETYQGEQVQQEWVWIIDPLDGTRDFIEKTGEYAIHIALVQGTRPVLAVVAVPEAEKLYYAIKGGGAFVETRERKTLPLQVSSRERIEDLTLVVSRSHRNERLNYLLQHLPCQNHKAVGSVGGKIAAIVEQRADIYISLSGKSAPKDWDIAAPELILTEAGGEFTHFDGTPLQYNTGDVNQWGGLLASNGQYHEVLCREAEKILAEF